Part of the Brevibacillus brevis genome is shown below.
TGGTCTGCCAAAATTTTGTATCCGCGTCGAGCTTCCCGGTCGATCTCCATATAGCAGGCAGTCGCTCCCGCATAGTACGGCCCGGCTTCGTTCCGGTCAACCGTCACCCAGACGATCCAGTACGGTTTGCCGTTCGGCACGTCATCCTTGTTGGCCGTCCATTTGATGCCTTTTTCTACGGAGCTCTTCGCGTGCAGCGCTCCCATATCGATATACGCTTCGTCACCGTCGATAATGACGGAAGAAACGGCGTTCAAGTCGAGAACACCTTGACCGAAACCTCCGTGAACATCGGTCTTGCCGCTCATGATTGTAAAGCCGCCCTTTTTATTGTCAAAAATATCCACGTTCAAACCCTCCAGACTTCGTTCTCCTTTCTTTATTCTACTCGGAAACCAATACCGAAGCAATTTGCCTGTATGCCCGGTGTCAATTTGGAGGGTCCTGAGTGTCCTCGGTCTTTTCGTTCCGATGCCCACGCCGCAGTTTGTCGTAGATCCAAAGAACCATTGTAACGAACAGCGCTGTGTGGAGCCCCATCACCAGCTTGAGAATCCACAGTCCTCCCAGCATCCCGTCCGACGGAATGATGACGACGTAGTACAGGAAGCTGGAACAAAAGGAAGAGAGCAAGGTCGCCCAGATCCGAAAGCCAAACAGCGCGCGAATATACCCCGCCAGAAACAGTCCCACGAAGGGCCCAGCCAGTTGCCACGAATATAGGAAGGGGCCCAGAAACAGCCAAACCAGCAAGTTATCCATGCGAGCCCTCCTCGTCTATCGTGAATCACTGTGCACTTCCCTCATTCCTTCTTGATCCAGGCGGTACCTTTTCCCCGTTTCTTGCTCTTCCTCGGGATCCTCCGACGAAAAGCGCTCGATTCGCAGGTCGAAGCCAGCCTCTTCTTCCGGATGCGCGGGGACAAATTCCAGCTCTTCGCCATCTTTCACGTGGATGACGACGAGATTTCCATGATATTCGATAGAGAGATCGTCCCACACTTCTTTTTCCGTCGGGGAGAGGGTCATTTTCTTACCTGCCTTGGCAATCGTGACCTCAGGAAACCCGCCGTCTGCCCGGGAAAGAATGTAGGTCAAGTACTCACGCTGGTTGCTTGCTGATTTGCGCAGCCCCGGCTGCGTCGTCTCGTCTCCTTTGAGCAGCTGCGTTACCTGGCTGATGACCTCAGGAATAGTGGGCAGCTTTGCGTGCTCCCCTTTGACGTAGTACTTTTTCTTGATGTCCTTCTGGGCGTAGCTGGCACTGAGGTACGGGACCGTGCCATCCCCCATTCCTTTGTCGTAATACGGAGTCCATGTCTGATGGTATCCGTCGAAGAAATATCCCAGCAGCGTAGGCTCCCCTTGCCCGATAATGGAGTATTGCGGGACGTTGATCGTCTTGTTGTCCCACTTTTCGTGCAGCTTCCCCGCCTGCTTGACCAGCGGAGAATAGGAGAGTCGAATCGCTTTGTCCTGCAAAAATTCGTCGTAGCTGTATGGATCGTTCTGGTTCTTTTTCAGAAAGCCGGCGGTCTGAAAATATTTTTTGGACGGTAGCAGTTCATATACAGCGGGAGCGTACTCGGAAATGATTTTCCCTGTCCCCTCGTCCATCCACGGAATGGAGAAGTTGTAGCCGTACCGGATCGCCTGGTACGCTCTTGGGGCTCCCAGGAACGGCGTGCCCATATAGATGACCCGATGAACTTTCGATTGATAGGAGATGTTGTTCAAGAGCGTCTCCCGGATCAGCAGCCCTCCCATGCTGTGTGCAACCAGCTGTACCTTGCCCGCACCCGACCTCTCCAAAGCCGTATCGATCTTTTGCTTGAGCTCCGCCGCATTTTTGGCGTTGCTATAACGCCAATCGTACGGCATGGCAAACAACGTACGGAACTTCTTGTACCCCATTTTCTCCAATTGCTTGACCATGCTGTAATACTGCTCGGTCATGTTGCGCACGGGATCGAGCGGCGTATAGGAAAGGTATTCAATCGCACTGAACCCTTCATCGGCCCTCTCCGGGAAGATCTTCACATTGCTTTCTCTCGGCTTGACATCGACGCTGTTGGGACGGATCGGCTCCAGCGAGAGCAGCCTGCGATGTCTGGGATCGTTGATTCCAATCAGGCTGTCGGCGAGCCCGAGCCATATTTCCGAGATCTTCCCGTCTTCCTCCGCCTCCAGCCGGGAGCCTCCAATTCCCGGGATGAGAATGACCGGGATCGTCTCGATCGCCACATGCAGGCTGTACGAATTGGGAGTAAATCCGGATCGTTTGCTTGCAGCTACTTTGACGAGATACGTACCGGGGTCTGCCTGAAAGACGATTTGCTCACTGGCGTTTTTCGGTTTTTCAGACTTCCCCAAGACTTTGTTTCCCGTCTCGTCAAGCAGGTACAGGTCGACGTCCATACCTGTCGGCAATTCGTTCAGTTCCAGCTTGATCGTCGAAGCCAGCGTCATGCCGATGCGATAGAAATCAGTATCCGACAGGCTGTGGAGGTTCCCCTGAATCTTCGAGCTGTAGTCGCTCGGCAATTCATACGCATCCGAGACGGAGTCGTTCGGTTCGTACTGATCCAGCTTGCCGTCCCCCTGGTCCGCCATAAAATCTGCCCGCAGGCGGTAGTAGTAGTCTTTATGGTAAGAGTCCTTGCTGCCTTTCACCTGAATGTAGTACCAGGCCCCCCTTTCCATTCGAATCCCTTCGATCTCCTCGTCTGCGCTCCCTGGCTGTTCGGAGCGGGCCAGCTCCTGATCCTCTTCGGAAAATACGTAAACGCTGTAGTCTTGGCCAGCCGGGATGTCGCGGAGAGTGACGTTCATCGTCCCGTTGCTTGTTGCTTTGATTTTCCATGTGTCGACGTCCCCGCTTTTTCCGATCCGTCCATAGGCGTCCGTGGCGTCAAACAGCCAGTCTGCCTTGCTGAAGGAATCGTTCGGTTCCATCTCAAAGAGAGACTTCCTGCTGCGCAGCTCCACCTCTGTCGGCTTTTTGTCGCCCGAGTATTCGCTGTAAAAATCGTCAGCCCATCGCTCCACCTTCGCCTGTTGTCTGCTCGGCCCATCTGATTCCACCGGTTCCGATTTTTGATCAGCACTTTCCGCGTCGGATTTCCGCTCGGGCGTCCAATTCGCAGCATTCTCCAGCTCGAGCCTGTCCTCCCGCTCTTCCGCATGACGATCCCACGGGGCTTCTCTTACCTCTATCCCATTTTCGCCGAACGAGACAGTATCGGGCACAGGGATTCGCCAGCGAAGGATCGGCTTCTCTTCACCCGCCACTCTCCATTCAACGGTCAGCGGACTGTTCTCCGCACTCGGCCTCACTGCGACCGAAAAGCGCTTTTCCCCCCGCAGGGAGTAGGATGCCTCCTGCCCATCCTGCCGGAAGCCGACCACGAGCTCCTCATCTGCTCGGGAAAGCGACGCCTGGATGCGCAAATCGCCAGCCTCTTCCCAAGCCCATGCCTCTTTTACGATTGAACGCCGTTCCTTCGCCCACCCTGACGGAACCGCTCCTCCCCACACCAGCGCGATGATCAGCAGAAAAAACGCCAGGCGCTTGGCCGATTTCCCCACAAAAATAACCCCCTCGTCTCTTTTTCTTCCTTCACAGTAGAAAAAGAAAGAGAGGGGGTGCAAATATATTTACTGTGTCGTATGGTTGCGGATTCCTTGGCGTTCCCAGGCATTCGCGATGATGCGGAACCCTATCCGGTAATCGCCTGGGCCGTGTCCCTGCCCAGCGCTTTTATTGAAGGTCGGAAAGCCTTTGCTTGCGCCAAATCGGAACTGCACGAAATAGTGCACGGCGTAAGTCGAATCCTTCTGGAAGCCGCGCTGCTTGTCGCCCATCAGCGGAATATCCACTCCTGTCTCGCGCTCGCCCAGCTTGGATGCCGAATAGGTCGGCCCCCTCCAAAGCTGAGGGGTGGTTGACTTGAGGGTCAGGGAAGATTGCAAAGCTGTCTGCCTCTTGCCCGTCTCCGAAATCCATGCTTGCGCGGCAACCACGACCGGGTACTGACCGCTGACCGGATGGCGATGGCGAGCTTGGAGCTCCACCTGGGTCAAAATCCGCTCGCCGGCGTAATAATCCAAAGGCTGGCTGTTCGGATAGCGGTCACGGGCATGGTATTCCGACCATTCCGCTGTGTGGCGGAGCGAGCCCGTAGCGTTTGGCTCAAATACTTCAAACAGGCGCTCTCCCCCTTTCACCGTGATGGTGTAGCGGCCCGACATCGTTTTGGACTGGCTCTGCGGCTCACACGTCTCCTCGCCGTCATCGTCCGTGGAACAGCTGTCGTATGCCAGCTCAAACTGGATGCGGTAATCCATCGAGATCACAAAGCCGTTGATCTCTGCCTTGTACTTTTGGCTTTGCAGCTCCTCGCGCCACGTCGTTTGCGTCGGCACAACCGTACCGGTGTAAAGATAGTCCCCTCCGGTAGAAGCGCTGCTCACCTGCCACTGTTGGGCGGTACCGGGACCGCTGACTTTCAGATCGAGCTGCTGGGGACTGTACACGGCCATGCTTTTCGAATCGGAGATCCAGCCTGGCTGTGCTGTCACGGTCACGTTTTGAATTCCTTCGCCGCTCACGGATTGCTCAAGCGCTGACTTGTAAGCGCTGATTTTTGAGTTGATTTCCTGCTTGGTTTTTTGAAAGCCTTCATTGATTTTCGTCTGGTCAATCACGACGCGAATAGTCGCTGGCTCCCGCTCCCATACCCCGTCTGCCTGCAAAGAGAGCTTCTGAAGCTGGCGATTGTCGCTATCGTAAATTTCCAGCCCAATCTCGCCGCCATCGAATTCACCGCCCCCGCCCGGCGGATAGGGTATCGCGGGTGCTCCATTCAGCTTGACCGGCCACATGGCCCGGTTATCCGTCCAGATGGTCTCGTTGTCCGGCTTGTTTTTTCCGGGATTGATGTTTGCGATGAAGTTTTCCGCTTGCTGCGGGTACTGGGTCGGCACTTGAATGGTCCGTACCTCACCCGGCTTGAACCCGTCCACGTCGAGCATCGTCTCATGCGGAGAGCTCTCCCAGCGCACCGCCAGCTTGGTGTCATGCTCCTCGCTGCCGGCATTTTTGACCTGGAACGTAATCGTGCCGGCCGTTCCCGCTGCTTGCGGCTGTTTGGGCGAAATGGCAAAGCTGCTCTTGATGATCAGCAGATTCTCGCCTTTTGGGGCCGCATCCCCAATCTGGATAAATAGATGTCCGTCGCACTGGTTGGTCGAGTTGTCGTCATCGTAAAACTCGACGATGTACAGGCCGCTTAGGATCTCTTTGGTGTCCTTGTCTTGCGGAAGGCGCAGCCAATGTCCTTCCGACGCCTTGGAGCTCCCCGGCAGGTTGGTAGAGCCGCGCCTGTATTCCCACGCTCCGGTGTCGGGGTCAAGCCAACGCACCTGGTAATTCGTATCCTCGCTGGTGAACAGATTGAGCGCGTACCCGTCATTGCCAAAATCGGACGTGCCAAGCTCAATGGTCTCGCCGCGCTCCACGCTTCTCATCCATTTCTGGTCACCAAGTACCGTCTCCATGCTGATCAAAAGCTCGTAGCATCGCTTGTACGTAAGAACGGTAAAGGAAAACTCTCTGACGCAGCCTGTTTCAGAAATAAAGACGAGCTTCATCTCTTCTCCCACTGCAAAATCATCCGGGAGCAGCACATCCTGCCTTTCATCGGCCATTCGCTTCTGGCCGATCGGCACTTTTCGCCCATCGTACTCCAAATACCACGTACCCGCCGCGTTCGCCGAGACGGCCATGTGCATGTCGTACCCATCTGCGGTTTTCGTGAACGTTTCCTTGTAAAACGGGTCGAACATAAAGTCATAAAGGGGTGCCCCTCCAGACGGAAACTCGGATGGCGGTTCACCGTACACCTTGAATTTGATTTTCGCCTGCTCCGTGATCGTGCAGGAAGAATCGCGCACCTTGATCGTGATCTCCCAGTTGCATTCCGGCCTCCCCTCCCATAAAAGGCCCGTGTAGTTCAGCTTGACCCGATACGTTTTTCCCTTTTCCAAGATGACATCATGCGAGTCCTTCCCGGTCCCGAACGGCAGAGTCAGTCTGTCGGATTCCCATGTCGCCCACCTTTCTCTCCCCTTTTCATCGCTGTAGCCACCCGGCAACCTCTCGATCGAACCATCCGGCCGGATCACATCCCATTTCACTTTGGCTGCAAGCTGGTCTCCTTCCGCATCGGTGTATTTCGCGATCAGGGTTACCTCTTCGTTGGGAGCGACCTCTATCGTAGCCCCATTTTTCAGGGCAGTTCCGCTGTGGATCACAATCGGGCAATGGTCTTTTTCTTCCTCGCCGCCCTTTCTCACTTGAAAGGTCTTTTGCCAGCATTCGGTTCCATCGTCGCTTTCATAGGTGATCGTAAAGGTCCCGGATGTAGGCGCATCGGTTATCCCGACTTTGCGGTTGTTGCCCGAACCGCTCTGCATCACCATCCCGTTGTGCTTGAACGTCCCCGCCTTTTTGGCGGTCGCAATGATCCGTGTGTCGTCTTTTACGGAGATTCCCTCACCCCCGCTGACGACACCGCCCATCTCCTTGCTGCTGTTCTCCTGCTCCAGACGCAAATCCATCGTGGTGCGCTTGCATGAAGCGGGAGGGTCCGGATCAGGGTCGGGGCCGGGATCGGTAGGAACGTCCCCGACGGTGAATTGATACGTGTACGGAGTCGACGTGCTCATGCTAGAGGAGCCTTGCCTGGCGCGATGGTGTCTGTCTGTAATGGTAAGCGACACCTCGTAAACCCCTGCTTCCGTGGGTTTGTACTGGTATGTCTGGCTCCAGGGAAACGGCTTTGGACTGCTTGTCTCGTTCACCGGCGGAAGGTAACCGCTCTGATCGGCGATCTCCCTGTTGGTTTCAAAGGCGTAGTATCCCTTTCCGGTCGTCTTGTTGATCACGGACAAATTCCAAACAAGAATGCCACGGTCATAGTAAGAATAGTCCGTGGCATTCGCCGAGATGGTCACTTGTTCATTGACCTGGTATGCGGTTTTGTTCGTGGAGACTTGCCCGGTCGGGGCTGGTGTCGTGCGGAAGTGGCCCACGGAAATATATCCGTTTCCGTTCGGCTGGAGGTTGTCGCCGATGGTGTAACCCGCCCCTCCGGAGGCTGTGGCTAGTTCTGCGAGGTTGTAGGCTTGGTAGGGGGGAAATGAAGGGTCACTTAGATTACTAACTGTCTTACTATAGACATTTGCCGCTCCACCAAAAATGTAATTAGGATTACCACCAAATTTGTTAATCCAATAAGCGCCTTCAATATTGTCTACAAAATACCAGCCTTGATCCGCTTTTCTATCTATATCTGCAAAGCCAATAACTTGTTTATCATCTTTTATTCCATTCACTTCAATGTTTGCTAATGTACCACCGAGAGTAGCTGAAATCCCATTAATTGAAATCTCGTGAAACTCGCCCTTTTTTACAATTACTTTGTCCTTGTCAATTGTTCCAAGGACTATCCCATGGAGATTGGGGAGGATTGCTTTCCCATACAGAGGTGACCCCAGAAGGCAAAGAAGTAAAAACACAGAAAGAAAAATCCTTCTGTGTTTTCGATAAACGCTATTCATTATTTCCCCCCGAGTTAGGTGATGAAAATTGAATTGTTTTATTTTCTTTTTTGAGAGATGGTACGGAATAGTAGTACAATCCCACATTTGAGGAATCGTACGTATTTCTAATGCTGAGAATTATAAACGGCTTGTAATCAATAACTTTTATATTGATCAATTCACCGTTTAAAAATCCCCTCATTCCATTGTTTACTGGTATTACATTAGCCATAATACTAAATTCATTATTTCCTTTTGGTACATTACCTTTTAATACTCCATTATTAATAACTAAACTACGTTCAAACTCCTCCGCCCACTTTGCCCCCAACTCCAACTGCCACTTATCCTTCCATAAATAAGCCAATATCTTCGCCGCATCCCCTCGCGTCACCGGCAGGTCCTCCCGAAACTTTGGCTGGCCTGCCGGGGCCGGGTCCATCCATCCCCAGGTGATGAGGGCTCCCGTGTTGGAGTAGCCTTTCATCTTCACGCCCCGGTACGGCTTCCACGCGTTGAAGACGAGCTGTGCCGCCTCCTCTTTGGTCAGAGGCTTGTTCGGGTCGATCTTGACCTCGCTCAGGATACCCGCCTTTCGGGCCCGCTCGTACGTCGCTTTGGCCCAATGGCCTGCGGGAAGCTCAGGCACGGGTGCAGTTTCTTT
Proteins encoded:
- a CDS encoding YwhD family protein, with product MDIFDNKKGGFTIMSGKTDVHGGFGQGVLDLNAVSSVIIDGDEAYIDMGALHAKSSVEKGIKWTANKDDVPNGKPYWIVWVTVDRNEAGPYYAGATACYMEIDREARRGYKILADHVNRMDYSMKRRIMLSELGEKEKAALKKLLIDNNAAMYDNSSEELKQALS
- a CDS encoding lipase/acyltransferase domain-containing protein; amino-acid sequence: MGKSAKRLAFFLLIIALVWGGAVPSGWAKERRSIVKEAWAWEEAGDLRIQASLSRADEELVVGFRQDGQEASYSLRGEKRFSVAVRPSAENSPLTVEWRVAGEEKPILRWRIPVPDTVSFGENGIEVREAPWDRHAEEREDRLELENAANWTPERKSDAESADQKSEPVESDGPSRQQAKVERWADDFYSEYSGDKKPTEVELRSRKSLFEMEPNDSFSKADWLFDATDAYGRIGKSGDVDTWKIKATSNGTMNVTLRDIPAGQDYSVYVFSEEDQELARSEQPGSADEEIEGIRMERGAWYYIQVKGSKDSYHKDYYYRLRADFMADQGDGKLDQYEPNDSVSDAYELPSDYSSKIQGNLHSLSDTDFYRIGMTLASTIKLELNELPTGMDVDLYLLDETGNKVLGKSEKPKNASEQIVFQADPGTYLVKVAASKRSGFTPNSYSLHVAIETIPVILIPGIGGSRLEAEEDGKISEIWLGLADSLIGINDPRHRRLLSLEPIRPNSVDVKPRESNVKIFPERADEGFSAIEYLSYTPLDPVRNMTEQYYSMVKQLEKMGYKKFRTLFAMPYDWRYSNAKNAAELKQKIDTALERSGAGKVQLVAHSMGGLLIRETLLNNISYQSKVHRVIYMGTPFLGAPRAYQAIRYGYNFSIPWMDEGTGKIISEYAPAVYELLPSKKYFQTAGFLKKNQNDPYSYDEFLQDKAIRLSYSPLVKQAGKLHEKWDNKTINVPQYSIIGQGEPTLLGYFFDGYHQTWTPYYDKGMGDGTVPYLSASYAQKDIKKKYYVKGEHAKLPTIPEVISQVTQLLKGDETTQPGLRKSASNQREYLTYILSRADGGFPEVTIAKAGKKMTLSPTEKEVWDDLSIEYHGNLVVIHVKDGEELEFVPAHPEEEAGFDLRIERFSSEDPEEEQETGKRYRLDQEGMREVHSDSR
- a CDS encoding ABC transporter permease; amino-acid sequence: MGHFRTTPAPTGQVSTNKTAYQVNEQVTISANATDYSYYDRGILVWNLSVINKTTGKGYYAFETNREIADQSGYLPPVNETSSPKPFPWSQTYQYKPTEAGVYEVSLTITDRHHRARQGSSSMSTSTPYTYQFTVGDVPTDPGPDPDPDPPASCKRTTMDLRLEQENSSKEMGGVVSGGEGISVKDDTRIIATAKKAGTFKHNGMVMQSGSGNNRKVGITDAPTSGTFTITYESDDGTECWQKTFQVRKGGEEEKDHCPIVIHSGTALKNGATIEVAPNEEVTLIAKYTDAEGDQLAAKVKWDVIRPDGSIERLPGGYSDEKGRERWATWESDRLTLPFGTGKDSHDVILEKGKTYRVKLNYTGLLWEGRPECNWEITIKVRDSSCTITEQAKIKFKVYGEPPSEFPSGGAPLYDFMFDPFYKETFTKTADGYDMHMAVSANAAGTWYLEYDGRKVPIGQKRMADERQDVLLPDDFAVGEEMKLVFISETGCVREFSFTVLTYKRCYELLISMETVLGDQKWMRSVERGETIELGTSDFGNDGYALNLFTSEDTNYQVRWLDPDTGAWEYRRGSTNLPGSSKASEGHWLRLPQDKDTKEILSGLYIVEFYDDDNSTNQCDGHLFIQIGDAAPKGENLLIIKSSFAISPKQPQAAGTAGTITFQVKNAGSEEHDTKLAVRWESSPHETMLDVDGFKPGEVRTIQVPTQYPQQAENFIANINPGKNKPDNETIWTDNRAMWPVKLNGAPAIPYPPGGGGEFDGGEIGLEIYDSDNRQLQKLSLQADGVWEREPATIRVVIDQTKINEGFQKTKQEINSKISAYKSALEQSVSGEGIQNVTVTAQPGWISDSKSMAVYSPQQLDLKVSGPGTAQQWQVSSASTGGDYLYTGTVVPTQTTWREELQSQKYKAEINGFVISMDYRIQFELAYDSCSTDDDGEETCEPQSQSKTMSGRYTITVKGGERLFEVFEPNATGSLRHTAEWSEYHARDRYPNSQPLDYYAGERILTQVELQARHRHPVSGQYPVVVAAQAWISETGKRQTALQSSLTLKSTTPQLWRGPTYSASKLGERETGVDIPLMGDKQRGFQKDSTYAVHYFVQFRFGASKGFPTFNKSAGQGHGPGDYRIGFRIIANAWERQGIRNHTTQ
- a CDS encoding S-layer homology domain-containing protein, with the protein product MNMVWKCLGISILLSGLLWGQAAVDWGAGRAEAAQPQPNPTVSDFAKHPAKDAILLGLQKGYLWKYPDGRFDPDRQIVQSQFVASLVAIRGVKETAPVPELPAGHWAKATYERARKAGILSEVKIDPNKPLTKEEAAQLVFNAWKPYRGVKMKGYSNTGALITWGWMDPAPAGQPKFREDLPVTRGDAAKILAYLWKDKWQLELGAKWAEEFERSLVINNGVLKGNVPKGNNEFSIMANVIPVNNGMRGFLNGELINIKVIDYKPFIILSIRNTYDSSNVGLYYYSVPSLKKENKTIQFSSPNSGGNNE